The DNA sequence GAGGGCGTACAGGGGGGCTTCCCAGGTGGGCCAGGTGAAGCGGAGGGGGGCGGCCCCAGGGAGGAGGAGGCGGACGCCCTCCACCGGGAGGGGTTCAGGGGCGTACCAGGCGAGGCGCTGACTGGGGTCGGCGAAGAGGAGCATCCCCCAGGGAAGGCGGAGCTCCAGGACCTCGCCCAGGGCATAGTCGGCGGTGGGGTCGCGGGCTTCCGGGGGGTCCTGGCCCGGGTGGAGGAGGCCGAGCTCGTAGGTCTTTCGGGGGAAGTCCCTCCCGTCCCGGCCTGTGCGCCTGCGGTTGGGCTCCAGCACGAAGGGGACGAAGGGCCCCTCCGTGGGCCGGGTGGGGCCTCGGAAGAGGAGGAACTCCGTCCCGGGCAGGCCGTGGCTGAGCTCCTGGAAGGGGTAGTAGCCCTTCTCCACGAGAAGCCTTCCCCCCTCCTGGCCCACCTCCAGCAGGAACTCCGCCCCGAACCCCTCCGCCACCGGCACCCCCCCGGGCACCGTGTCCAGGTAGAGCCTTAGGGGCAGGGGCCCCCGGTAGAGGAGCCAGAGGTACTCGGGGTCGGCCTTGGCCTTGAGGAAGCGGCCCTCCTCCCTCAGGAGGAAGGGGGTGTCCTCCCAGTCGTCCGCCTGCCCGTCCAGGCGGGGTGGGTCCTTGGCCGTGGCCGCCAGGAGGCCGTAGTTCTCCTCGGCGTCCAGGAGGTTGTGCCAGTAGGGGCTTCTTCCGGGGGCCTCCAGGTCCATGAAGAGCCAGTTCTGCTTGAACCACTCGTCCAAAAAGGCGAAGACCAGCCCCCCTGCCAGGCCCGCCTCCTCGATCTCCTTTAGGAGCCGCACCACCTCCTCCGCCTGGCCCAGCTCGGAGTGCCCCCCGTGGTGCCGCCCCTCGGGGTTGAGGTGGGCGATGCCCCGGCTGGTGGGCAGGCCGATCTCTCCGATGAGGATGGGCTGGTCCTTGTGGTGGGCCTTGAGGTCCAGGAGGTAGCCCAGGTAGCGGGAGGGGGCCTGGGCGTAGCCCGGGTCCAGGTTCATGAAGTCGGGGTAGTAGGGGTAGGCGTGGTAGTTGGCGAAGGTGGTCACGGGGCTTCCCGGTGTGGGGCGGACCTGGGCCATGTCCAGGGAGACCTCGTCGTTGTTGAATTCCCGCACCGTTTCCTCGGGGACCCTCTCCCCCCGGGCGCGGCGCAGGGCGGCCTCCTCCTCCCGGGTGCTCTCCGTGGGGTGGTGGAGGGGGTCCAGGGTGGGCCAGTTGCTCACCGAGAGGGGCCGGGCCGTTCCGTAGACCTCCCACTCGTACTGGGCGAGCCGGTCCAGGACCTCGGCCAGGTAGGCCTCAAAGGGGTTGGCCCCGGGGAGGGCCTCGAGGAACCGCCCTCGGTAGGCCTTCTGGGGGTGGCGCTCGTTGTAGGCCTTGACCGCGTGAGGTTCAAACTCCCGCCCCACCAGAAGGCCCAGGGTCCAGGGGCTCACGTCGGCGGTGTAGCTTCCAAAGGCGTGGCCCGGCCTAGGGGGGCGGTAGAGGTTCCCGTGGAGGGCGTCCAGCACGTCCCGCCCCTCCTCGAGGAAGCCCTCCAAAAAGGGGCCCTCAAAGGCGTGCGCCTCGTAGCCCAGCTCCTCCGGAAGCTCGGTCCAGACCCCCTGGAAGAGGTAGAGGGGGGTCTTGTGGGTCCGGTTGAGCCCGGCCAGGGCCCGGTAGAAGGCGGGGGGAAGGAGGGTGTAGGTGCGCACCGCGTTCGCCCCCATGGCGTGGATCAGCTCCAACCAGGCCCGGTAGAGGGTCTCCTCCTCGGGGAACTCGGCGGGGAAGCGGCCGGGAAGGGCCACCCCCAGGTTGACCCCCCGGACGAGGAGGGGGGTATTTCCCGCGAAGAACCGGCCCTCCCGGGCGAAGAAGCGCACCTCCGGGGGGCGCTTGCGCTCCTTGGGCCTTGGGGAGGGCGGGGGCGGGAGGCTTTGCAGCACCGGTTCCGCCTCCCGGTAGCCGAGCCTGAGGGCGTAGTCCAGGGCGCTTCTCGCCCCCTCCAGGTCCCCCAGGGCCCGGAGGACCAGGCCGAAGCCGTAGGCCGCCTCGCTCCCGCCCCGCTCCGTCCCCACCAGGCGGGCGAAGGCGAAGAGGGCCTCCTCGAGGCGGCCCAGCCGGTAGAGGGCGAAGCCCGAGAGGAGGAGGGCCTCCTCCGGGGGGTCGTACTGGGCCAGGTAGGGCTCGAGGCGGGCCAGGGCCCCGGCCAAATCCCCCTGGCCGTAGAGGAGGCGGGCCTCCTCCAGGGGGGAGGCCAGGGCCAGGCCCAGGAGGAGGGCGGCCCAGGGGGCGCACCGCCTCAAGACGTTCCAGAAAAGGGAGGTCACCGCGCCCTCCGGATGGCCTCCACCGCCTCCGGATTTTCCAGGCTGGACAGGTCCCCCGGGTCCTCGCCCAGGTAGACCTTCCGCACCACCCGGCGCATGATCTTGGCGTTCCGGGTCTTGGGCAGGTCGGGGACGAAGTGGACCCGCTCGGGACGGAGGGGCTTCCCCAGGGCCTCGGCCACCCGCTGGGCCACCTCCTCGGCGAGGGCAGGGCTTGGGGCGAAGCCCGGCTTGAGCACGGCGAAGAGGACGATGGCCTCCCCCTTGACCTCGTGGGGCACGCCGATGGCCGCCGCCTCCTTCACCGCGGGGTGGGCGAGGGCGGCCGTCTCCACCTCCGCCGGCCCCACCCGCTTGCCCGCCACCTTAAGGGTGTCGTCGGAGCGGCCCAGGATGAAGAAGTGCCCGTCCTCGTCCCAAAGGGCCAGGTCCCCGTGGACCCAGACCCCAGGGAAGCGGCCGAAGTAGGCCTCCAGGTAGCGGGCCTCGTCCCGCCAGAAGCCCTTGGTCATCCCCGGCCAGGGGTTGAGGACGGCGAGCTCCCCCACCTGGTTTCGCACCGGCTTGCCTTCCGCGTCCAAGACCGCCACCCGCATCCCCGGGGCGGGGGCGTTGAACCCCATGGGCTTGATGGGCCGGGTGAGGACGTTCCCCAAAATCCCCCCCGAGACCTCCGTCCCCCCCGAGTAGTTGACGATGGGCAGCCGCTCTTCCCCCACCACCCGGAAGAACCAGAGGTAGGGCTCGAGGTTCCAGGGCTCCCCGGTGGAGCCCAGGACCCGGAGGCTGGAGCGGTCAAACCGCCTCACCGCCTCCTCCCCGTGGGGGATGAGGGCCCGCACCAGGGTGGGGGAGAGGCCCAGGTGGGTGGCCCGGTGCCGCTCCACCAGCTCAAAGACCCGGCCCGGGTGCGGGAAGTCCGGCGCCCCCTCGTACAGGAGGACCGTGCCCCCCAGGGCGAGCCCCCCCAGGATGGCCCAGGGGCCCATCATCCAGCCCAGGTCGGTGAACCAGAAGAGCCGCTCTCCCGGCCTTAGGTCAAAGAAGAGGGCCAGGTCCAAGGCCGCCTTCAGGGGGAAGCCCGCGTGGTAGTGGACCGTCCCCTTGGGCCGGCCCGTGGTCCCCGAGGTGTAGATGAGCATGAAGGGGTCCATGCTCTCCATCTCCCGGGGATCGAGGCGCCCCTTTAGCGTCTGGAAGTCCACCTCGCCCGCCTCCAAAGGGAGGCCCAGCCGCCGGGCCACCACCAAAAGGGGGGTGCCGGACTGGGCCTTGGCCGCGCGGGCTTCCTCCAGAAGCTCCACCCGTCTTCCCCGCCTCAGGAAGCCGTCCTGGACGATCAGGGCCTTGGCCTCTGCGTCCTTTAGCCGAAGGGCTGCGGCCTCGGCCGCGTAGCCGGAGAAGATGGGGACGGCGATCCCCCCCAGGGCCGCCACCGCCAGGAGGCCAAGGGCGGCCTCGAGGCTCATGGGCATCCAGAGCCCCACCCGGTCCCCCGGCCCCACCCCGAGGGCAAAAAGCCCCCCCGCCACCCGCTCCACCTCGGCCTTCAGCTCCCCGTAGGTGAGGGCGCGCACCTGGCCGTCCTCGGTCTCGTGGATCAGGGCGAGGCGGTCCTCGGGGTGGCGGAGGGCGGCCTCCACCAGGTTGAGCCTCCCCCCGGTGAAGAAGCTCGGGAAGGGAAACCCCCCCTGGATGGCCTTCTCGTAGGGCTTGCGCCAGGGCCAGGCCAGGTGGTCCAGAAGGGTTCGGTAGAAGGCCTCCGGCTCCTCCACGCTGTAGCGGTGGAGGGCCTCGTAGTCGGGTAGGCCCAGGGCCGCCATGAGCCGCCCCAGGTGGCTTCCTTCCAGATAGGCTTCCGTGGGGTACCAGACGGGGTTCACAAGAACCACCTCCTTCTTCGGGGCTTTTCCTCTGGGGGAGGTTCCTTTTTTTGCGGGGAAGCGGCCAGGAGGTCCAGGAAGTCCTTAAGCGGCATCCGCTCCTTGGGGTCCTTGGCCAGGACCCTCCGCAGGCCCCGGTCCAGGGCCGGCTCCAGCCGGGTGGGGGGTGGAGGGCGGTGGAGGTGGGCCTCCAGGAGGGCCTCGTAGCTTTCCCCCCGGAAGGGCCTCTTCCCCGTCAGGAGCTCGTAGGCCAGGACGCCGAAGCTGTAGGCGTCCGAGAGGGGGGAGGGGTCCTGGCCCCGGAAGAGCTCGGGGGCCATGTAGTGGGGGCTTCCCACCGTCTCCCCGCCCCGCTCCCCCAGGGGGCGCACGGTGCCCAGGTCGCCCAGCTTGTAGACCCCGTTCTTCAGGAAGACGTTCGCCGGCTTCACGTCCTGGTGCAGAAAGCCCCGCTCGTGCAGGAAAAGGAGGGCCTGGCCCACCGAGAGGAGGGCCCGCCTGGCCTCCTCGAGGGGGAGGGGGCCCTTCTGGAGCCGGGCCTCCAGGTTTTCCGGGCAGTACTCCAGGGCCAAAAAGGCGTCCTCCCCGTAGGGCTTTCCGAAGAGCCCCCGCACCAGGTGGGGGTGGCGGAGGGTGAGGCTCAGGTTGACCTCCCGGGCGAAGCGCTCCCGGAGGGCGGGGTCTTGGCGCACCTCCTTCTTGGGAAGCTTCAGGGCCACCTCCTGGCCCCCGCCCTCGGCCAGGAAGACCTGGGCCGTCCGCCCCAGACCGATGAGCATCTTCAGGTGGAAGTCCTTTCGGGTCAAGGCCACGCGTCCTCCGAAGCCCTCCAGGGGGGACCGGGGTCGGGGGTATGCCCCTTTTCAGGGCCTGGATGGGGTGGCATTAGTCCAGGCGCAGGCTCTCCCCCGGGGCAAGGGCCACCCCCTCCACGCCCAGCGCCCCGGCCTCGCGGGCGAAGGCCGCCCCGTCCTGCTGGATGGGAGGGAAGGTGTTGTAGTGGATGGGCACCACCTTCTTGGGCCGGAGGAGTTCCAAGGCCTTCAGGGCGTCCTTGGGCCCCATGGTAAAGTGGTCCCCGATGGGCAGGAGGGCCAGGTCCAGGCCCAGCTCCCCGATGAGGCGCATGTCGGAGAAGAGGGCGGTGTCCCCCGCGTGGTAGATCCGCTTGCCCCCGAACTCCACCACCACCCCCATGGGCATTCCCCCGTAGGTGCCGTCGGGGAAGCTAGAGGAGTGCCAGGCGGGGGTCCACTTGAGCCAGCCGCCCTCAAACCGGTACGTCCCCCCAATGTTCATGGGAATGCTCTTCGCCCCATGCTTCTCCGCGTAGGTGGCGATCTCAAAGGTGGAGACCACCACCCCGCCCTTCTTGGAGAGGGCCACCGCGTCCCCGAAGTGGTCCCCGTGGGCGTGGGTGACCAGGATCAGGTCCGCCCGGACCTCCTCCACCCCCAGGGCGGCCCGGGGGTTTCCGGTCAGGAAGGGGTCTATCACGATCCGCGTCCGGCCGTCCGTCAGTAGAACCGCCGAGTGGCCGATGTACCTGACCTCCACCATAAAGGCCTCCTTTCCCCCTCACTATACCGGAAGCCCCCTGGGGTCACCCTTTTCTCCCGTTTCCTTCGCACGCATGACCCCGTCAAGGAGCTTGGAAAAGGCTTTACCGGGGCCCCCAGCTTGGCGCAAGCCAAGCTGGGGTGGTATCAGGGGACACACCCCCAGGCGGGGGGTTCGGGGAAGGGTTTTTCTGGACGGGGAATACCCTTTTCTCCCTTTCGCATACGTGGTTTCGTCTACGTGGTTTCGTCAGAGGGCTTGGGCAAGGCTTTGCCGGGGCCCCCATCCTGGCGCCAGCTAGGATGGGGTGGTTTACCGGGGCCCCCCGTCCCGGCTTGCGCTGGGACGGGGTGGCTTGAAGACCGAGGGCAGAGTATCCCTCTGCTACGGAAAAGAGAGGGCGGCCGCGGTAAACTGGCCCTTGTGGAGAGGGACGACCTCCTGGAAAAGCTCGGGCAGTACCTGGTCTGGCGGATCGGCAAGCCGGAGGACGAGGAGGTCCTGGTGGTGCGGGTGGGCCCCCCCTCGGCCCTTCCCCGCTTCGCAATGCGGCGCCTTTTGAACGTCTCCGACCGGGAGGCGGAGGCGCTTTGGAAGGCGGGCAAGGTGCGGGTGGAGTGGGTGGAGTGATGCTGGAGCGGAGCTTCGTCCTCACCCTGCCGGGCCGCCTGGCCGACCTCGAGCCGGAGCGCCTCCTCCAGGCCCCCCCCTTCCGCCGCGTGGAGCGGACGGGGGACCTCCTCAAGGGGGAGCTGGTGGCTGAGAACCTCCTCTTCGGTGAGGTGGCCCTGCCCTTCGCCAGCCGCCTCGAGGGGAGCCGCCTCCTCTCCCTCCCCCTCGAGCCCCCCTACGCGGAGCTCTTCGGTGAAGCGGAGGAGGGGGAGGCCCTGACCCTCCGCCTCACCCTCCGCCTCCACTTCCCCCCGGGGTCCAAGTGGGGGGGGCGGGCCTTCACAACCCTCGCGGAGAGGATCCTGGACCGGGCCCTGGAAAGGGCTTTGGCCCGCTACTCGGGCTGATACCCCATCCGGGCGCGGGGCCTGGCTGGGGTGGTATTCCCGGGGCCCCCATCCTTGCGCCAGCCAGGATGGGGTGGTGTTAGCCCACCACCTGGAAGACGGCGAACTTCAGGTACTGGGTCTCGGGCACGTTGAGCAGGACCGGGTGGTCAAAGGGCTGCCCCCCCTTGTGGACGAGGCGGAGGAGGCGGTGGGCGTCCTGGGCGGCCTCCTGGACCATTTGCATAAAGAGGGGCTCCGTCAGGTGGTGGCTGCAGCTGGCGGTGGCCAGGATGCCCCCCTCCCGGAGGAGCTTGATGGCCCGGAGGTTCACCTCCTTGTAGGCCCGGTAGGCCCGCTCCAGGTCCTGCTTCCGCTTGGCAAAGGCGGGGGGGTCTAGGACCACCAGGTCGTAGCTTTTGCCTGCTTTTTCCTCCTCCCGGAGGAAGTCAAAGGCGTTGGCCCGCACCGTCCGCACCCTCAGGTGCACCTCGTTCAGCCGGGCGTTCTCCTTGGCCCGCTCCAGGGCGTCCTCGGAGGAGTCCACCGCCACCACCTCCTGGAAGCCCAGGGCCAGATGGAGGGCGAAGGAGCCGTGGTAGCTGAAGACGTCCAGGGCCTTTTCCCCCGAGAAGCGCTCCATGTACACCCGGTTCTCCCGCTGGTCCAAAAAGGCCCCCGTCTTCTGGCCGGTGTACAGGTCCACCCAGTACCTCACCCGGCCCTCCTGGATGACCACGTGCTCGGGCACCGGACCGAAGAGGGGCTTCACCTCCAAGGGGAGGCCCTCCAGGGTCCGGACCTTCACGTCGCCACGCGCCAGTAGGCTTTTCAGGTGGGGCCTCAGGGCCTCGGCGATCCGGGGGAGGAGGGGCTCGAGGGCCCCGGCCGTGACCTGGACCACCCCGTGCCCCGCGTAGGCGTCCACCACCAGCCCGGGCAGGAGGTCCCCCTCCGCGTGGACCAGCCGGTACCCGCCCTCGGGGTCGGCCTCGAGGTGGGGAAGCCGCCTCTTAAGGGCCCGGTCCAGGTTCTCCAGAAGGGCCTCCACCGGGTCCGCGGCCGGCCGGAAGCGGAAGGCCCGCACCGTCAGGTCGCTCTTGGGGTTGTAGAGGGCCCAGGCTAAAAACCGCTTCCCCCAGTAGACGGGGAAGAGGCCCGCCTCCTCTGGTCCAGAGAGGACGTCCCGCCGGAAGACCCAAAGGTGACGGTTAAGAAGCCGCTCGGCCCCTCGCTCGTTGACCAAAACCTTCACCGTCTGAGTATACTTAAGCGGGGCTCGGTTGACACCCCCGGGGGCCCCAGGTATCATGTGCGGGGGTTGCGTTTGCGCATCTTTTCACGAAAGGAGGGAGCGTGGCAGGCCTGGGACTTATCAAGAGCCTTGCGGAGAAGGAGCGGGAGCTTCTGGCCCGCCTCGAGGCCGCCAAGGAGGAGGCGGCCCTTCTCCTGAAGAAGGCGGAGGAGGAGGCGGGCCTTATCCTCTCCAGGGCCGAGGAGGAGGCCAGGGCCCTGGAGGAGCGGTACAGGGCTGAGGAGAAGGCCAAGGCGGAGGCCATCCTGGCCGAGGCCAGGGTGCGGGCGGAGGAGGAGGCTAAGAGGATCAAGTCCGAGGCCGCCCCCCGGCTTTCCGCTTTGGTGGACGAGCTCATCCGGGAGGTCTTGCCGTGATCGCCCCCATGGAGAAGCTCCTGGTGGCCGCCCCCAAGGGCCTGGCCCGGGAGCTTCTTCGCGCCCTCCAGGAGGCGGGGGTGGTCCACCTGGAGACCCTCCGGGTGGAGGAGCTTTCCGAGTACCGCCTTTCCCCTGAGGAGCTGGCGGAGCTCCGGGGCTGGGAGGGGGTGCTGGCGGGCGCGGAGCACACCCTGAACCTGCTGGGCGAGGAGCCCCAGCCCTCCAGGCCCTTTCCCGAGGGCCTCGAGGCGGCCCAGAAGGCGCTCGCTCCCCTCCAGACCCAGGCCGAGGCCCTTTTGCGGGAGCGGCAGGAGCTGGAGGAGGACCTGGAGCAGGCCCGGCTCTTCTCCGAGGCCTTCACCCGCCTGGCGGAGATGGCCCACGGCCTGGACGAGAGCCCAAGGCTCCGCGTTTTGGGTTTCCTCCTGAGCGAGAAGGAGCTTCCCCGGGCCGAGGAGGCCCTGAGGGCCGCCCTGGAGGACCGGTTCCTCCTGGCCTCCGAGCCCCTGGGAGGACGGCTCGCCGTGGTGGTGGTCGTCCACCGAAACGATCTTGAGGAGGCTCGCCTGGCCCTTTCCCGCCAGGGGATCGCCGAGCTCAAGATCCCCCGGTACGCGGACCTTTCCCTCTCCCGCGTGGCCCGGGCCCTGCGGGAGATCCAAGAGAAGGCCCCCCGGGAGCTTTCCGAGGTGCGGGAGGCCCTCCTCAAGCTCAGGAGGGAGGCCACCCCCACCCTGAAGGCCCTCTGGACCCGGGCCAAGGACGAGGTGGCCCGGCTAAAGGCCCTTCAGGAGTTGGCCGCGGGCCGGTTCGGCCTCGCCCTCATGGGGTACCTGCCCCAGAAGGAGAAGCCCCGGGTGGAGGAGGCCCTGGCCCGCTTCAAGGACCGGCTGGTCTACGCCTTTGAGCCGGTGGACGAGCACCACGAGGCGGACCGGGTGCCCGTCACCCTGGACAACCCCCCCTGGGTCCGGCCGTTTGAGCTCCTCATCTCCTTCCTCAACACCCCCAGGTACGGCACCTACGACCCGAGCCGGGTCATCGCCCTCTTCTTCCCCTTCTGGTTCGGGATGATCGTGGGGGACATCGGCTACGCCCTGCTCTTCGCCCTGGTGGGCCGCTGGCTTTCCGGCTTCGTGCGCCGGGGCGAGCCTTTGGTCGTGGACCTCTTCGCCCTCCGGCTCAAGCCCGAGGTCATCGCCAAGCTCACCCAGATGCTCCGCTGGATGGTCTTCTGGAGCGTGGTCTGGGGGGTGGTCTACGGGGAGTTCTTCGGCACCCTTTTTGAGCACCTGGGGGTCTTCGGCACGCCGGAGCACCCGGGCCTGATCCCCATCCTCATCCACCGCATCAACACCGCCGAGACCGCCAACCTCCTCATCCTCATCTCGGTGGGCTTCGGGGTCCTTTTGGTCTTCTACGGCCTGGTCCTCCGGGCCTGGCTGGCCCTCAGGCACCACCACATGAAGCACTTCTGGGAGGGCCTGGGGTACCTGGGGGGGCTCACGGGGCTTTTGGCCCTGGCCTACGCCTATCTGGGCGGGGTGAGCGCTTCCTGGGTGAACCTCCTCATGCTCCTGGGGTTCGGCGTCTTCCTGGTCTCCGTCCTGGCCAGCCGGATGTGGCTCATGATCCCCGAGCTGCCCACACAGGCGGGGCACATCCTCTCCTACATCCGTATCTACGCGGTGGGGGCGGCGGGGGGCATTTTGGCCGGGCTTCTCACCGACCTTGGCTTCGCCCTGGCCGAGCGGCTGGGGCTTTTCGGGGTGGTGCTGGGCATCCTGGTGGCGGGGCTTCTGCACCTCATCATCCTGGTCCTCACCACCTTGGGGCACATGCTCCAGCCCATCCGTCTTCTCTGGGTGGAGTTCTTCACCAAGTTCGGTTTCTACGAAGAGAGCGGCCGGCCTTACAGGCCGTTCAAGAGCGTCCGCGAGGGCGCGTAAGGGAGGGAAAGAGATGAAGAAGCTAGGGGTTATCTTTGCGGTGATTCTCGGCGCGTTGGCTTTCGCGGCGGAGGAGGCGGCGGCCTCCGGCGGCTTGGACCGGGGGTTGATCGCCGTGGGCATGGGGCTCGCGGTGGGCCTCGCCGCCCTGGGCACCGGCGTGGCCCAGGCCCGGATCGGGGCCGCGGGCGTGGGCGCGGTGGCGGAGGACCGGGGGAACTTCGGTACCGCCCTCATCTTCCTCCTGCTTCCCGAGACGCTGGTCATCTTCGGCCTTCTCATCGCCTTCATCCTCAACGGCAAGCTCTGAGCCCGCTTCCGCGCCCCGCCCCCCTGGCGGGGGTGGGGCGGCTTTAAAGGAGGAACATGTCCAAGCTAGAGACGATTCTGGCCCAGGAGGTGGAGGCCGAGATCGGGCGCCTGAAGCAGGAGGCCGAGGCCAAGGCCCGCGCCTTGGTGGAGGAGGCCCAGACCAAGGCCAAGGCCCTCCTCGAGGCCAAGGAGCGCCAGCTCAAGGCCCAGCTGGCCCAGGGGGTGAAGCGGGCCGAGAGCGCCGCCGAACTCCTTCTGGCCACCGCCCGCACCCAGGCCAAGGGGGAGGTGCTGGCCGAGGCCCGGCGGCTCATGGAGGAGCGGCTTCTGGCCCTCCCCAAGGGCGAGGCCTGGCCGGAGGTCCTGCGCCGGCTGGCCGAGGAGGCCGTGGCGGCCCTTCCCGGGGCGGAGAAGGTGGTGGTGAACCCGGAGGACCTGCCCCACCTCGAGGCCTGGGCCCGGGAGAAGGGGCTGGGGCTGGAGGCGGACGCTGGCGTCCGGCTCGGGGTGCGGGTCCTTTCGGGCAGGAACCAGGTGGAGAACGCGCTCTTGGAGCGGCTGGACCGGGCCTGGGACCAGGTCTCCGCCCGGCTGGCCAAGGCGCTTTGGGGCTAGGTCATGGACGACTTCAGCTACCTGAACGCCCGGGTCCGGGCCCGCCGGGCGAGCCTCCTTCCTGAGGGGTTCTTCCAGGAGGCCCTGGACCTGAGCTTCCCCGACTTCCTGCGGGCCCTCTCCGAGACGGTCTATGGCCAGGAGCTCTCCGGACAGGACCTCGGCGCGGTGGACCGGGCGGTGACCCGGACCCAGGAGGAGCAGGTGGCCGACCTGGTGGACCTGGCGGGCGGGGAGGCGAAGGAGGCCCTGCGCCTCCTCTTCCTGAAGAACGACCTCACCAACCTCAAGGCCCTCCTCCGGGCCCAGGACAAGGAAGGGCTGGCCTTCCTGCCGGGGACGCTCAAGGAGGGGGTCCTTAAGGCCCTCCTCGAGGCCCCGGACCCTCAGGCCATGGCCCAGATCCTCTCCGTGCCCGGCCACCCCCTGGCCCAGGCCCTGCGGGAGGCGGTGCGGCGGGGCGGGGACCTGGAGGCCATCCTGGCTACCCTGGACCAGATCTTCTTTCAGGGGGCCAAGAAGGTGGCCCAGCGCCTGGGAGACCCGGTCCTCCAGACCTACCTGGCCCTGGAGATAGACGCCCTGAACCTGGCCCGGGCCTTCCAGGGCCAGGGCCGGGAGGCCCCCTTCGTCCCCGGGGGGCGGTACGTGGACAAGGTCCGCTTCACCCGGCTTCTGGAGGGGGACTACGCGGTTTTGGACGAGCTCTCCAAGACCCCGCTTTCCGGCCTTTCCGGGGTGCGGAGCTTGGCCGAGCTGGAGCGCCGCCTGCGCTGCGCCCTGCTGAAGGCGGCCAGGCGGGGGGCCTCCGATCCTTTGGGGGTGGGCCTGGCCCTTTCCTACGTGAAGGAGCGGGAGTGGGAGGGGCAGAGGATCCGCCTGCTCGCCCGCCGGGCCTACTTCGGCCTGCCCAAGGAGCGGGTGGAGGAGGAGGTGTTCTGCGCATGAAGCTCGCGGTCATCGCCGACCCCGAGGCCGCCATGGGCTTCCGGCTCGCCGGTTTCCTGGCCTACGGGGCCACCACCCCGGAGGAGGCCAGAAGGCACCTGGAGGAGCTGGTCCAGTCCCCGGACGTGGCCCTGGTGGCCGTGGACCAGGCCCTGCTTCCGGAGCCGGAGAAGGCGGTGGAGAGGCTGATGCGGGGCCGGGACCTGCCGGTCCTCCTGCCCATCTCCGGCCTCAAGGACGCCTTCCAGAACCCGGACGTGGAGGCCTACATGCGGGCCTTGGTCCGTCAGACCATCGGGTTTGACATCAAGCTATAATCCGCTTAGGAGGGAAAGAATGATCCAAGGGACCATCATGAAGATCGCGGGCCCCGCGGTCATCGCCAAGGGCATGACCGGGGCCCGGATGTACGACATCTGCAAGGTGGGCCACGAGGGCCTGGTGGGGGAGATCATCCGCCTGGACGGGGACACCGCCTTCGTCCAGGTCTACGAGGACACCTCCGGCCTCAAGGTGGGGGAGCCCGTGGTCTCCACCGGGCTTCCTTTGGCGGTGGAGCTGGGCCCGGGGATGCTGAACGGCATCTACGACGGCATCCAGCGCCCCCTCGAGCGCATCCGGGAGAGAACGGGGATCTACATCACCCGGGGGGTGGTGGTCCAGGCCCTGGACCGGGAGAAGAAGTGGGCCTGGACCCCCTTGGTCAAGCCCGGGGACGAGGTGCAGGGGGGGATGGTCCTGGGGACGGTCCCCGAGTTCAGCTTCACCCACAAGATCCTGGTGCCCCCGGACGTGAAGGGCCGGGTCAAGGAGGTGAAGCCCGCCGGGGAGTACACGGTGGAGGAGCCGGTGGTGGTCCTGGAGGACGGGACCGAGCTCCGGATGTACCACACCTGGCCCGTGCGCCGGGCCCGGCCCGCCAGGCGGAAGCTGGACCCCAACACCCCCTTCCTCACGGGGATGCGCATCCTGGACGTCCTCTTCCCCGTGGCCATGGGGGGGACGGCGGCCATCCCGGGGCCCTTCGGGAGCGGCAAGACCGTGACCCAGCAGTCCCTGGCCAAGTGGTCCAACGCGGACGTGGTGGTCTACGTGGGCTGCGGGGAGCGGGGCAACGAGATGACCGACGTCCTCGTGGAGTTCCCCGAGCTCACCGACCCCAAGACGGGGGGGCCCCTCATGCACCGCACCGTCCTCATCGCCAACACCTCCAACATGCCCGTGGCCGCCCGTGAGGCCAGCATCTACGTGGGGGTGACCATCGCCGAGTACTTCCGCGACCAGGGCTTCAGCGTGGCCCTCATGGCCGACTCCACCAGCCGCTGGGCGGAGGCGCTCCGGGAGATCTCCAGCCGCCTCGAGGAGATGCCCGCCGAGGAGGGCTACCCCCCCTACCTGGCCGCCCGCCTCGCCGCCTTCTACGAGCGGGCCGGTAAGGTGATCACCCTGGGCGGGGAGGAGGGGGCGGTGACCATCGTGGGGGCCGTCTCCCCTCCGGGCGGCGACATGTCCGAGCCCGTGACCCAGTCCACCCTGCGCATCGTGGGGGCCTTCTGGCGGCTGGACGCCTCTTTGGCCTTCCGCCGCCACTTCCCGGCCATC is a window from the Thermus filiformis genome containing:
- a CDS encoding V-type ATP synthase subunit A, whose product is MIQGTIMKIAGPAVIAKGMTGARMYDICKVGHEGLVGEIIRLDGDTAFVQVYEDTSGLKVGEPVVSTGLPLAVELGPGMLNGIYDGIQRPLERIRERTGIYITRGVVVQALDREKKWAWTPLVKPGDEVQGGMVLGTVPEFSFTHKILVPPDVKGRVKEVKPAGEYTVEEPVVVLEDGTELRMYHTWPVRRARPARRKLDPNTPFLTGMRILDVLFPVAMGGTAAIPGPFGSGKTVTQQSLAKWSNADVVVYVGCGERGNEMTDVLVEFPELTDPKTGGPLMHRTVLIANTSNMPVAAREASIYVGVTIAEYFRDQGFSVALMADSTSRWAEALREISSRLEEMPAEEGYPPYLAARLAAFYERAGKVITLGGEEGAVTIVGAVSPPGGDMSEPVTQSTLRIVGAFWRLDASLAFRRHFPAINWNGSYSLFTGALDPWYRENVAEDYPELRDTISELLQKEAGLQEIVQLVGPDALQDAERLVIEVGRIIREDFLQQNAYHEVDAYCSMKKAYGIMKMILAFYKEAEAAIRRGVSIDEILQLPVVERIGRARYVGEEEFGAYFEEAMKEIEGAFRALA
- a CDS encoding V-type ATP synthase subunit F: MKLAVIADPEAAMGFRLAGFLAYGATTPEEARRHLEELVQSPDVALVAVDQALLPEPEKAVERLMRGRDLPVLLPISGLKDAFQNPDVEAYMRALVRQTIGFDIKL